From Salvelinus namaycush isolate Seneca chromosome 2, SaNama_1.0, whole genome shotgun sequence, one genomic window encodes:
- the LOC120027610 gene encoding cholecystokinin-like — protein sequence MSGLLVCVLMAALVGVGLTSPVSKSDGNTKQGGILPQLLARREAVRNVAENVAKREQDTQTSMARMERMAHLSEDQREFMSKQIMQAISEMNECPDRDYQGWVDFGRRSAE from the exons ATGAGTGGATTGTTGGTGTGCGTCCTCATGGCAGCGCTAGTGGGGGTTGGTTTGACATCACCCGTATCCAAGTCGGATGGCAACACCAAACAGGGTGGGATACTGCCACAGCTACTGGCCaggagggaggcagtgaggaatGTTGCAGAGAACGTCGCTAAGCGGGAGCAAGACACTCAAACGAGCATGGCACGGATGGAGAGGATGGCGCACCTGTCAGAGGACCAGCGCGAGTTCATGTCCAAGCAAATCATGCAGGCCATCTCAG AGATGAACGAGTGTCCGGACCGGGACTACCAAGGATGGGTAGACTTTGGACGGCGGAGTGCAGAGTAG
- the LOC120066212 gene encoding trafficking kinesin-binding protein 1-like isoform X2: protein MEESFCPVTMEVWSSSASEEEEEEKESGHGSQEEEEEEVEEGGKPHNKEILCRELIQVLCSERVGQVTKTYHDIEAVTHLLEEKERDLELAARIGQSLLKQNRDLTARNELMDEQLEIAKEEIAQLRHELSMRDDLLHLYASTEEIENASDSHALMKRNESSNSLSNFVNYDFIQQKLKGLEEENLKLRCEANELTSETANYEEQEQELMMVCVEELTSVNKQVVDLSDELARKVEDTLRQQEEISSLLAQIVDLQARCKRLTTDNEELTQHLSASRESQSQLKSELNYLQDKYSECEDMLREAREDIKNLRNKSLPNSTVQRYSSLSAVFPMDSLAAEIEGTFRKGLDVPAPSEYKNHPWRVFETVKVVNQASRLRSRCHSPGQVPGSSPVSRRSSRASTPRTSYYGSDSASLTLEDKPPSAVSRLAEVAHTEDSSVSGPKRLGMPGMPGGQDLEAALRCLSDRQQSHASERPFFEVERERKLRALAATCQRGSEEVGELGSSGFLTPNDSLVSSSVASTGTNYSNGSSLHSSAGSGGSRSYLPDRLQIVKPLEGSVTLHHWQQLAKPNLGGILHPRPGVLTKDFRELEIDLQHVYSLNDLEEDEPDLLQLSRGLAAGVHGTMVTPPSSGPNLPQTPPTHTVTTCRRHHPSLLLPSFSTSLCSRSLSARGSCEHLSTTSPSSSNQQHCVLTFDPSQGSGHHSTSTPAPPLSLGLLKLLEEQGISASTLPYPYHQLTPHMPHNCSGRAGWRNMHYGGRRENEHAQLQPGREAEESGTSQGGSPRRGLKRERRGERSNPTIQTST from the exons TGCTGTGTTCAGAGAGAGTGGGCCAGGTCACTAAGACGTACCATGACATCGAGGCTGTCACCCACCTACTGGAAGAG AAAGAGCGGGACCTCGAGTTGGCGGCCCGGATCGGCCAATCACTGCTCAAGCAGAATCGGGATCTAACGGCACGGAATGAGTTAATGGACGAACAGCTGGAGATCGCTAAGGAAGAG ATAGCCCAGCTGCGACATGAGCTCTCCATGAGAGACGACCTGCTCCACTTGTACGCCAGCACAGAGGAGATCGAGAATGCCTCCGACTCACACGCACT AATGAAGAGGAACGAGTCGTCCAACTCCCTCAGTAACTTTGTCAATTATGACTTCATACAGCAGAAACTCAAAGGTCTGGAGGAGGAGAACCTCAAACTACGCTGTGAG GCCAATGAACTGACGTCAGAGACCGCTAACTATGAGGAACAAGAGCAGGAGCTGATGATGGTGTGTGTGGAGGAACTCA CCTCTGTGAATAAGCAGGTGGTGGACCTGTCTGATGAGTTGGCCCGTAAGGTGGAGGACACTCTCAGGCAGCAGGAGGAGATCAGCTCCCTGCTCGCACAAATAGTCGACCTGCAGGCACGCTGCAAAAGG CTCACCACTGACAACGAAGAGCTGACCCAGCACCTGAGTGCCTCGCGGGAGAGCCAATCACAGCTCAAATCAGAG CTAAACTACCTGCAGGACAAGTACTCAGAGTGTGAGGACATGCTACGGGAGGCCAGAGAGGACATTAAGAACCTGCGCAACAAGAGCCTGCCCAACAGCACGGTGCAGCGCTACAGCTCCCTATCAGCCGTGTTCCCCATGGACTCCCTGGCAGCAGAGATAGAGGGCACCTTCCGCAAGGGCCTGGACGTCCCCGCACCCTCCGAGTACAA GAATCACCCGTGGCGCGTGTTTGAGACGGTGAAGGTGGTGAACCAAGCGTCGAGGCTGCGGTCGCGGTGCCACTCCCCCGGCCAGGTGCCCGGCTCCAGCCCTGTGTCGCGGCGCTCCAGTCGTGCCTCCACCCCCCGTACCAGCTACTACGGCTCAGACAGCGCCAGCCTCACCTTGGAGGACAAACCACCTAGTGCCGTATCGAGGCTGGCAGAGGTGGCACACACTGAGGACAGCAG TGTAAGTGGCCCTAAGCGTCTGGGTATGCCGGGCATGCCTGGAGGCCAGGACCTTGAGGCCGCCCTCCGCTGTTTATCTGACCGCCAGCAGAGCCATGCCTCAGAGCGCCCCTTCTTTGAGGTGGAGCGCGAACGCAAACTCCGCGCCCTGGCCGCCACCTGCCAGCGGGGCAGCGAGGAGGTGGGCGAGCTGGGCTCCAGCGGGTTCCTTACGCCCAACGACAGCCTGGTGTCCAGCTCGGTGGCGTCGACAGGCACCAACTACTCCAATGGCAGCTCGCTGCACTCCTCGGCCGGATCGGGGGGCTCGCGCTCCTACCTACCTGACCGCCTGCAGATTGTCAAGCCCCTGGAAG GCTCAGTGACACTGCACCACTGGCAGCAGCTGGCCAAGCCCAACCTGGGAGGTATCCTGCACCCTCGCCCGGGGGTCCTCACCAAAGACTTCCGGGAGCTGGAGATCGACCTCCAACACGTCTACAGCCTCAATGACCTGGAGGAGGACGAGCCTGACCTATTACAGCTCTCCCGTGGCCTGGCTGCCGGAGTCCACGGCACCATGG TCACTCCTCCATCCTCTGGCCCCAACCTACCCCAGACCCCTCCCACCCACACCGTCACCACCTGTCGGCGCCACCACCCATCcctcctgctcccctccttctccaccaG TCTTTGCTCTCGCAGCCTGTCCGCTCGTGGGAGCTGTGAGCATCTGAGTACCACGTCGCCCTCCTCTTCCAATCAGCAGCACTGTGTGCTGACCTTTGACCCTAGCCAGGGCAGTGGCCACCACTCCACCTCCACCCCAGCACCTCCTCTATCACTGGGACTCCTGAAGCTGCTGGAGGAGCAGGGCATCTCTGCCTCCACCCTCCCCTACCCTTACCACCAACTGACCCCACACATGCCCCACAACTGCAGCGGAAGAGCGGGGTGGAGGAACATGCATTATGGAGGAAGAAGGGAGAATGAACATGCTCAGCTTCAACCTGGTAGAGAAGCTGAGGAGTCTGGGACTTCACAAGGTGGCAGCCCGAGGCGTGGACTGAAGAGAGAacgaagaggagagagaagcaaTCCGACAATACAGACATCCACCTAG